A genomic stretch from Thalassophryne amazonica chromosome 18, fThaAma1.1, whole genome shotgun sequence includes:
- the LOC117531562 gene encoding uncharacterized protein LOC117531562 has product MSKQPPKMKTELRTRGKKRERTPSPEGSLSSPGDETPHQFAVPQISISPRLRDQTSQFNTSSQATATDASVTASPVATPLVTSPTSQSSHDQSPSARSHHLSPSLKAAKATAKKPRAPRQDFVLSEEEEKVMFEWLETTEEVWNAKKAGYHKHDVKQGLWEAQAKVINKSAEHLIGWFKSVRDTNTRLIKKGKGKSGDGDDDDEIWTDRKRFIMASMKFMDKVVYHRPKAVRSVEAVVLEHSGNLDEAAEAAAAQEAADVDSEGEPRASTSARPRRRSIREGEMDRMLQLMQERVEENQACMEELQKCKEQQPSTARITFADYIRDSLNTMSEWSYRKAKDEMYRVLTKYEDGAEEERVKQQQQQQPHHHMRPLHPVLPVQGLQPVLSCLSTNMSEVQQLRDMLKLQLTPADEGTITDQEEEMSHLKEENKRGKGLNAIFNPLNLFHRTDQKTQPSVSPYGMGGVCGQIDSDVMVAVIVAVYVSHEVYKRCT; this is encoded by the exons ATGTCCAAGCAGCCTCCCAAGATGAAGACAGAGTTGAGGACAAGGGGAAAGAAGAGGGAGAGGACTCCCTCTCCAGAGGGATCCCTTTCTTCACCAGGTGATGAGACGCCTCATCAATTTGCAGTACCCCAGATAAGCATCTCTCCAAGGTTGAGGGACCAAACCTCCCAGTTTAACACATCTTCTCAG GCCACAGCAACAGATGCCAGTGTGACAGCATCACCGGTTGCCACACCTCTGGTCACCAGCCCCACCAGTCAGTCCTCCCATGATCAGTCTCCATCTGCCCGATCACACCATTT GTCTCCCAGTCTGAAGGCAGCCAAAGCCACTGCCAAGAAGCCAAGGGCCCCCAGACAAGACTTCGTGTTAtccgaagaagaagaaaaggtcaTGTTTGAGTGGCTTGAGACAACAGAAGAGGTTTGGAACGCAAAGAAGGCTGGTTATCATAAACATGATGTCAAACAAGGACTTTGGGAGGCCCAGGCCAAAGTTATAAACAAGAGTG CTGAACATCTGATTGGGTGGTTTAAGAGTGTCCGTGACACGAACACTCGACTCATCAAGAAGGGCAAAGGGAAATCAGGGgatggagatgatgatgatgaaatctgGACAGACCGAAAACGGTTCATAATGGCATCCATGAAATTCATGGATAAGGTGGTTTATCATCGGCCGAAAGCAGTCAGAAGT GTGGAGGCTGTTGTCCTTGAGCACTCAGGCAACTTGGATGAGgctgctgaggctgctgctgcacaGGAAGCCGCGGACGTTGATTCTGAAGGTGAACCGAGGGCTTCCACTTCAGCTCGTCCAAGAAGGCGAAGTATCAGAGAAGGCGAGATGGATCGAATGTTACAGCTAATGCAGGAACGAGTGGAGGAGAATCAAGCCTGCATGGAAGAACTGCAAAAGTGTAAAGAGCAGCAGCCCAGCACAGCTAGGATCACCTTTGCAGActatatccgggactccttaaACACCATGTCAGAATGGAGCTACAGAAAAGCAAAGGATGAAATGTACCGGGTGTTGACAAAGTATGAAGATGGAGCTGAAGAGGAAAGGGtcaagcagcagcagcaacaacaacctcACCACCACATGAGGCCACTACACCCTGTCCTGCCTGTCCAAGGACTGCAGCCGGTCCTGTCCTG tctttctacaaacatgtctgaagtccagcagctgagggacatgttgaaactacagctaacacctgctgatgaaggaacgatcacagaccaggaagaagaaatgagtcatttaaaagaagagaacaaaagaggtaaagggctgaaTGCTATTTTTAATCCTCTAAATCTCTTccacagaacag